Genomic segment of Streptomyces roseifaciens:
GAGCGCGCCGTGCTCGACAAGTCCGCGCACGAGAACTTCCCCGTGGCACCCTTCTTCCTGCCGCGCACCTGGCGGGACGACCTCATGGCCGTCTACGGGTACGCCCGCCTCGTCGACGACATCGGCGACGGCGACCTCGCCCCCGGCGGGCGCGACGCGCAGCTGCTGGGGCTCGCGGGGACGCGGGCCGACACGAGTGAGGACCGGCTCGCGATGCTGGACGCCTTCGAGGCGGACCTGCGGCGCGTCTTCGACCGCTCCGGCACCGGCCCGCGCCACCCGCTGCTGCGCCGCCTGCGGCCCACCGTGCGCCGGTGCGGCCTGACCCCGGAGCCCTTCCTGGGGCTGATCGAGGCCAACCGGCAGGACCAGCGCGTCCGCCGCTACGGTACGTACGACGATCTGCTCGCCTACTGCGAGCTGTCCGCGAACCCCGTCGGCCGCCTCGTCCTGGGCATCACCGGCACCGCCAGCCCCGAGCGGATCCGCCGCTCGGACGCGGTCTGCACCGGGCTGCAGATCGTGGAACACCTGCAGGACGTCACCGAGGACCTGGGACGCGACCGCGTCTACCTCCCGGCCGAGGACATGAAGCGCTTCCACGTCACCGAGGCCGACCTCGCGCGCCCGACCGGCGGCGCGTCGTTGCGCGCCCTGGTCGCGTACGAAGGGCAACGCGCCGGGGAACTGCTGAATGAAGGCACCCTCCTGGTGGGTAGCGTCCACGGCAGGTTGAAGCTGTTGCTCGCGGGGTTCGTGGGCGGGGGGAGGGCCGCGCTCCGCGCGGTCGCCGCCGCAGGACACGACGTACTGCCCGGACCGCCCAAGCCCACCAAGCTCAGCCTGCTGCGCGAGGTGGGAGCGACACTGCGAAGAGAGGGGTGAGCGGGACAGTGAACGGATCGCAGGAAGCGTCCGCACCGGTGCTCGCCGCGTACAGCTACTGCGAGGCGGTCACCGGGCAGCAGGCGGGCAACTTCAGCTACGGCATCCGGCTCCTGCCGACCGCCAAGCGGCGCGCCATGTCGGCGCTGTACGCCTTCTCACGGCGTGTCGACGACATCGGGGACGGGCCGCTGGACGCGGTCGACAAGCACCGCCGGCTGGAGGAGACGCGCGAGCTGCTCGCGCGGATCCGGGAGGGCCGGATCGCGGAGGACGACACCGACCCGGTGGCCGTCGCGCTCAGCCATGCCGCGCGCCGCTTCCCCATCCCGCTCGGCGGGCTGGACGAACTCATCGACGGCGTTCAGATGGACGTACGCGGCGAGTCGTACGAGACCTGGGACGACCTCGCGGTGTACTGCCGGTGCGTCGCGGGTGCCATCGGCCGGCTCTCCCTCGGCGTGTTCGGCACCGTGCCCGGCGCGCGCGACGCCGCGCGCGCCTCGGAGTACGCCGATACGCTCGGCCTGGCGCTGCAGCTCACCAACATCCTGCGCGACGTCCGCGAGGACGCGGCCAACGGCCGCACCTACCTGCCCTCCGACGACCTCGCGAAGTTCGGCTGCGCCGACGGCTTCCACTCCGCCAGGCCCCCGGCCGGCGCCGACTTCACCGGCCTCGTCCACTTCGAGGTCCGGCGCGCCCGCGCCCTCTTCGCCGAGGGCACCCGCCTGCTGCCCATGCTGGACCGGCGCAGCGGCGCCTGCGTCGCCGCCATGGCCGGCATCTACCGCCGGCTGCTCGACCGGATCGCCGAGGACCCCGAGGCGGTCCTGCGCGGCCGGGTCTCCCTGCCCGGCCGGGAGAAGGTCTACGTCGCCGTGCGCGGCCTGTCCGGACTCGACGCCCGCAGCGTCCACCGGCGGACCGCCGGGGGGCGCGCTTGATGCCCCTGTTCCGGGCCGGCAAACGGCGCGCAACCCTCCGCCCTGCGAAAACGTCCCTGAGAGCAGCCGAAGGGGTGGGCACATGACAGCCACGACAACCGGGCCCGGCCGAGGCCCCACCGACGGGGACGGCGCCCCGGCCGCCCGCGCGGTGGTCGTCGGCGGCGGGCTCGCCGGCATCACGGCCGCGCTGGAGCTCGCCGACGCCGGCGTGCGCGTCACCCTCCTGGAGGGGCGGCCCCGGCTCGGCGGCCTCGCCTTCTCCTTCCGCCGCGGCGACCTCACCGTCGACAACGGCCAGCACGTCTACCTGCGCTGCTGCACCGCCTACAGCTCGTTCCTCGACCGGATCGACGCGCTGCACCTCGCACCCCTGCAGGACCGGCTCGACGTGCCCGTCCTCGACGTCGGCCACCCCTCCGGCAGGCCCCGCCTCGGCCGGCTGCGCCGCACCGGCCTGCCCGTCCCCCTGCACCTGGCCGCGAGCCTAGCCACGTACCCGCACCTCTCGCTCGCCGAGCGCGCCCAGGTGGGCCGCGCCGCGCTGGCCCTGCGCGGCCTCGACCCGCAGGACCCCGCCCTCGACGGCACGGACTTCGCGAGCTGGCTGCGGCGCCACGGCCAGTCCGCCCGCACCGTCGAGGCGCTGTGGGACCTGATCGGCGTGGCCACGCTCAACGCCACGGCCGGCGAGTCCTCGCTCGGCCTCGCCGCCATGGTCTTCAAGACCGCGCTGCTCACCGAGCCCGGCGCCGCCGACATCGGCTGGGCGCACGTCCCCCTCGGCGAGCTGCACGACACCCGCGCCCGCGCCGCCCTCGACAAGGCCGGCGTGCGCACCCTGCTGCGCACCCGCGCCACCGGCGTCGGCCGCGCCGCGGACGGCCTCTGGCAGGTCGACGCCGAGACGGGCCCCGGCACGGCCGAGCGGCTCACGGCCGGCACGGTCGTGCTCGCCCTGCCGCAGCGCGAGACCCACGCCCTGCTGCCCGACGGCGCCCTGGACGAGCCGGGCCGGCTGCTGGAGATCGGCACCGCCCCCATCCTCAACCTCCACGTCGTCTACGACCGCAAGGTCCTGCGGCAGCCGTTCTTCACCGCGCTGGGCTCGCCCGTGCAGTGGGTCTTCGACCGCACGGACTCCTCCGGCCTCGCGGCGGGGGGAGAGGACCGGGAAGGCTGCCAGTACCTGGCCGTCTCGCAGTCGGCGGCGCAGGACGACATCGACCGGCCCGTGGCCGAGCTGCGGGCCCGCTATCTTCCCGAGCTGGAACGGCTGTTGCCCGCCGCACGCGGCGCCGGCGTCCGGGACTTCTTCGTGACCCGGGAGCGTACAGCGACGTTCGCCCCCACCCCGGGCGTCGGCCGGCTGCGGCCGACCGCCCGCACGAACACGCCCGGCCTGTACCTGGCCGGCGCGTGGACCGCCACCGGCTGGCCCGCGACCATGGAGGGCGCCGTGCGCAGCGGTGTCCACGCCGCGGGTGCCGCACTCTCCGAGCTCGGCCGACCGCACGAGAGCCCCTTGCGGGAGGCGGTATGACCGAGGCGAGCCATGAAGCGTCGCGTGCCCGGACCGGGCCGCGCACGAGCACGACCACCAGAGGAGAGACCGTGACTTCGGCGATCCCAGCTGTCGACACTGCAGGCGTCAACGCCATGCTGGAGCGGGGACGGACGCTTGCCACGCCGGTGCTGCGTGCCGCCGTGGACCGGCTCGCGCCGCCCATGGACACCGTCGCCGCCTACCACTTCGGCTGGATCGACGCCGAGGGACGGCCGGCGCACGGCGACAGCGGCAAGGCCGTCCGGCCCGCGCTCGCCCTGCTCTCGGCCGAGGCCGCCGGACGCGCCCCGGAGGTGGGCATCCCCGGCGCGGTCGCCGTGGAGCTCGTGCACAACTTCTCCCTGCTGCACGACGACCTGATGGACGGCGACGAACAGCGCCGCCACCGCGACACCGTCTGGAAGGTGTACGGGCCCGAGCAGGCCATCCTCGTCGGCGACGCCCTCTTCGCGCTCGCCAACGAGATCCTGCTGGAGCTCGGCACCGTCGAGGCCGGCCGCGCCACCCGGCGGCTGACCACCGCCACCCGCAAGCTGATCGACGGCCAGGCGCAGGACATCTCCTACGAGCACCGCGAGCGGGTCACCGTCGAGGAGTGCCTGGAGATGGAGGGCAACAAGACCGGCGCCCTCCTCGCCTGCGCGGTCTCCATCGGCGCCGTCCTGGGCGGCGCCGACGACCACACGGCCGACACCCTGGAGGCCTACGGCTACCACCTCGGCCTCGCCTTCCAGGCGGTGGACGACCTGCTCGGCATCTGGGGCGACCCGGAGGCCACCGGCAAGCAGACCTGGAGCGACCTGCGCCAGCGCAAGAAGTCGCTGCCGGTGGTCGCGGCCCTCGACGCCGGCGGCTCCGCCTCCGAGCGGCTCGCGGAGATCCTCGCGGCCGACGCCAAGCTCAGCGACGCCCAGCTCGCCGACTTCGACGAGGAAGAATTCGCCAGCCGCGCGATGTTGATCGAAGAGGCGGGCGGCCGGGAGTGGACCTCCCAGGAGGCCCGCCGCCAGCACGCGACCGCGATCGCCGCCCTCGACCGAGTTGACATGCCCGCAGAAGTCCGAGCCCAACTGGTGGCGCTCGCCGACTTCGTCGTCGTACGAAAGAGATGATTCCTATTCACCCGATCTAGCAGATCGCGGTCGCCGGCCGGCGCCAGTGTTGCGGCGCCGGCCGACGGAGCCCCCAGGAAGGCAGAGAAGGAAGCTCACTGCAAAAAAGGGGAAACCATGACAGCGACGACCGACGGAAGCACCGGGGCCCTGCCGCCCCGCGCTGCCGCGGCCACCGACAGCACCACAGCGCAACAGCACACTGCACAGGGCACGGCACGGCCCCCGCTCCAGGAGGGTGAGGCGCCCGGCGCACTCGCCGCCGCCGAGCGGGCCACGGCCCGCGCGGTCGATCACCTCCTCTCCCGTCAGGACGAGCAGGGGTGGTGGAAGGGCGACCTGGAGACCAACGTCACCATGGACGCCGAAGACCTGCTGCTCCGTCAGTTCCTCGGCGTCCAGGACGAGAAGACCACCCGCGCCGCCGCGCTCCACATCCGCTCCGAGCAGCGCCCGGACGGCACCTGGGCCACCTTCCTCGGCGGGCCCGGCGAGCTCTCCACCACCATCGAGGCCTACGTCGCCCTGCGGCTCGCCGGGGACGCCCCCGACGCCCCGCACATGGCCGCCGCCTCCGCATGGATCCGCGAGCAGGGCGGCATCGCCACCTCCCGGGTCTTCACCCGCATCTGGCTCGCCCTCTTCGGCTGGTGGAAGTGGGAGGACCTCCCCGAACTGCCGCCCGAGATCATGTTCCTGCCGAAGTGGTTCCCCCTGAACCTCTACGACTTCGGCCAGTGGGCCCGGCAGACCATCGTGCCCCTGACCGTCGTCTCCGCGAAGCGCCCCGTGCGCCCCGCGCCCTTCGCGCTCGACGAGCTGCACGCCGACCCGGCCCGGCCGAACCCGCCGCGCCCGCTCGCCCCGGCCGCCAGCTGGGACGGCGTCTTCCAGCGGCTCGACAAGGCCCTGCACCACTACCGCCGGTTCCCGCTGGGCCGCCTGCGCCGCCTCGCGCTCGACTCGGCCGCCCGCTGGATCATCGAGCGTCAGGAGAACGAC
This window contains:
- the hpnC gene encoding squalene synthase HpnC; the encoded protein is MLDKSAHENFPVAPFFLPRTWRDDLMAVYGYARLVDDIGDGDLAPGGRDAQLLGLAGTRADTSEDRLAMLDAFEADLRRVFDRSGTGPRHPLLRRLRPTVRRCGLTPEPFLGLIEANRQDQRVRRYGTYDDLLAYCELSANPVGRLVLGITGTASPERIRRSDAVCTGLQIVEHLQDVTEDLGRDRVYLPAEDMKRFHVTEADLARPTGGASLRALVAYEGQRAGELLNEGTLLVGSVHGRLKLLLAGFVGGGRAALRAVAAAGHDVLPGPPKPTKLSLLREVGATLRREG
- the hpnD gene encoding presqualene diphosphate synthase HpnD; its protein translation is MSGTVNGSQEASAPVLAAYSYCEAVTGQQAGNFSYGIRLLPTAKRRAMSALYAFSRRVDDIGDGPLDAVDKHRRLEETRELLARIREGRIAEDDTDPVAVALSHAARRFPIPLGGLDELIDGVQMDVRGESYETWDDLAVYCRCVAGAIGRLSLGVFGTVPGARDAARASEYADTLGLALQLTNILRDVREDAANGRTYLPSDDLAKFGCADGFHSARPPAGADFTGLVHFEVRRARALFAEGTRLLPMLDRRSGACVAAMAGIYRRLLDRIAEDPEAVLRGRVSLPGREKVYVAVRGLSGLDARSVHRRTAGGRA
- the hpnE gene encoding hydroxysqualene dehydroxylase HpnE; the protein is MTATTTGPGRGPTDGDGAPAARAVVVGGGLAGITAALELADAGVRVTLLEGRPRLGGLAFSFRRGDLTVDNGQHVYLRCCTAYSSFLDRIDALHLAPLQDRLDVPVLDVGHPSGRPRLGRLRRTGLPVPLHLAASLATYPHLSLAERAQVGRAALALRGLDPQDPALDGTDFASWLRRHGQSARTVEALWDLIGVATLNATAGESSLGLAAMVFKTALLTEPGAADIGWAHVPLGELHDTRARAALDKAGVRTLLRTRATGVGRAADGLWQVDAETGPGTAERLTAGTVVLALPQRETHALLPDGALDEPGRLLEIGTAPILNLHVVYDRKVLRQPFFTALGSPVQWVFDRTDSSGLAAGGEDREGCQYLAVSQSAAQDDIDRPVAELRARYLPELERLLPAARGAGVRDFFVTRERTATFAPTPGVGRLRPTARTNTPGLYLAGAWTATGWPATMEGAVRSGVHAAGAALSELGRPHESPLREAV
- a CDS encoding polyprenyl synthetase family protein produces the protein MLERGRTLATPVLRAAVDRLAPPMDTVAAYHFGWIDAEGRPAHGDSGKAVRPALALLSAEAAGRAPEVGIPGAVAVELVHNFSLLHDDLMDGDEQRRHRDTVWKVYGPEQAILVGDALFALANEILLELGTVEAGRATRRLTTATRKLIDGQAQDISYEHRERVTVEECLEMEGNKTGALLACAVSIGAVLGGADDHTADTLEAYGYHLGLAFQAVDDLLGIWGDPEATGKQTWSDLRQRKKSLPVVAALDAGGSASERLAEILAADAKLSDAQLADFDEEEFASRAMLIEEAGGREWTSQEARRQHATAIAALDRVDMPAEVRAQLVALADFVVVRKR